A stretch of Leptospira andrefontaineae DNA encodes these proteins:
- a CDS encoding DUF1574 domain-containing protein, with translation MKKNIFLLLPLLVLLIALGLDRLFTLEFFQYYYSNTLSHLNFISKEDLYSDLKEYLKKDPATRKKTLVFFGNSRALLLPTRELEKKHPDWVLYNFSVPGGSPDYFLYWIEKFQSDGIRPDFVLLDQSLEIYNKTPVLALDEVLIHGLSSEFILRHWTKYSREELSVYISKHLFHTYRDRPKLWRISERMQNSSALAKVYKAAVQEILTLLKEEKGSTPRALVNQKHTDEQLVQASETDFYSYLKPYTFHTNMFEMQKDSIHILKEYNVPYATIWVRVARPYFNLYVTRKVETSEGLKTPMEVWKPIVEKFNQETGTTFWNMNEDPNYNCEEFADPGHMSPNCFPVFGDYIFKKLEETFPKTQTK, from the coding sequence ATGAAAAAGAATATATTCTTACTTCTTCCTCTACTCGTTCTTTTGATCGCTTTAGGCTTGGACAGGTTGTTCACCTTAGAATTTTTTCAGTATTATTATTCAAATACGTTATCTCATCTGAATTTTATCAGCAAAGAAGATCTATATTCGGATCTGAAAGAATATTTAAAAAAAGATCCAGCGACTCGTAAAAAGACATTGGTATTCTTTGGAAATTCCAGAGCACTTTTACTTCCGACCAGAGAATTAGAGAAAAAACATCCGGACTGGGTACTTTATAATTTTTCAGTTCCAGGCGGGTCTCCAGATTATTTCTTATATTGGATAGAAAAATTTCAATCGGACGGTATAAGACCTGATTTTGTACTTTTAGACCAATCATTAGAAATTTATAATAAAACTCCGGTTCTTGCCCTCGACGAGGTCCTAATTCACGGACTTTCCTCCGAATTTATATTGAGACATTGGACTAAATATTCCAGGGAAGAATTGTCCGTATATATTTCCAAACATCTGTTCCATACATATAGAGACAGGCCTAAGTTATGGAGAATTTCGGAAAGAATGCAAAATTCTTCCGCTTTGGCAAAGGTTTATAAAGCAGCTGTGCAAGAAATACTTACCTTATTAAAGGAAGAAAAAGGAAGTACTCCAAGAGCGTTAGTAAATCAAAAACATACGGATGAGCAACTTGTACAAGCCTCCGAAACGGATTTTTATTCCTATCTAAAACCGTATACATTCCATACGAATATGTTCGAAATGCAAAAGGATTCTATACATATATTGAAAGAATATAATGTTCCTTATGCTACTATTTGGGTAAGGGTTGCTAGGCCTTATTTTAATTTGTATGTGACTAGAAAGGTCGAAACTTCGGAAGGGCTCAAAACTCCAATGGAGGTTTGGAAACCGATCGTAGAAAAGTTTAACCAGGAAACTGGTACTACTTTTTGGAATATGAATGAAGATCCAAACTATAATTGTGAAGAATTTGCAGATCCAGGTCATATGTCCCCGAATTGTTTTCCTGTATTCGGAGATTATATCTTCAAAAAGTTAGAAGAAACCTTTCCGAAAACTCAAACGAAATAA
- a CDS encoding SIR2 family NAD-dependent protein deacylase: protein MKISEQLKDRFKNSKNILALTGAGISAESGVPTFRGKEGLWKQYRAEELATPQAFQRDPKLVWEWYIWRMELISTKSPNPAHFALADLEKKRSNFNLITQNVDGLHKKSGSEKIIEIHGNIFRNRCVSCNRTYDSDPSKLKTSTKCESCNSLVRPDVLWFGESYDTDLLNRAVSLSEKSEIIFVIGSSGAVGIPVELARIAKENGAFVVEINIDPSGYSRYADLFLQGKAGEILPELINYFV from the coding sequence ATGAAAATTTCTGAACAGTTAAAAGACAGATTCAAAAATTCCAAAAATATTTTGGCACTTACAGGAGCTGGAATTTCCGCAGAAAGTGGAGTTCCTACATTTAGAGGAAAGGAAGGGCTCTGGAAACAGTATAGAGCCGAAGAACTTGCAACTCCCCAGGCATTTCAAAGAGATCCAAAACTAGTTTGGGAATGGTATATTTGGAGAATGGAATTGATCTCAACTAAGTCTCCGAATCCTGCACATTTTGCACTCGCAGATTTAGAAAAGAAAAGATCAAATTTCAATCTAATTACTCAAAACGTAGATGGTCTTCATAAAAAGTCAGGTTCCGAAAAGATCATTGAGATCCATGGAAATATTTTTAGGAATAGATGCGTAAGTTGTAACCGAACTTATGATTCGGATCCTTCTAAACTCAAAACCTCTACGAAATGTGAAAGCTGTAATAGTTTAGTTAGACCTGACGTTTTATGGTTTGGAGAGTCTTATGATACCGATCTTCTGAATCGTGCAGTTTCCCTCTCAGAGAAATCGGAGATTATTTTTGTAATCGGTTCATCCGGAGCCGTAGGAATTCCGGTAGAGCTTGCTAGGATCGCAAAAGAAAACGGGGCATTCGTAGTAGAGATCAATATTGACCCAAGCGGTTATAGCAGATACGCGGATCTATTCTTACAGGGAAAAGCGGGAGAAATCCTCCCGGAACTTATCAATTATTTCGTTTGA
- a CDS encoding DJ-1 family glyoxalase III, translating into MPKVLVPFTDGMEEMEAVIVVDVLRRAGIDVVSAGISTNTVIASRGVKLVSDSLLSDIDPTNFDMIVLPGGNQGTKNLNASPLVSEILKKFKKEDRWIGAICAAPNVLLTHNILQNQKFTAFPGSVPTDEKYTGSRLELSDKILTSIGPGSAFEFSLKIVELLSGIEKRKEVEKNLHLPS; encoded by the coding sequence ATGCCCAAGGTGCTCGTTCCTTTTACAGATGGAATGGAAGAAATGGAAGCGGTTATCGTAGTCGATGTGCTTCGTAGAGCTGGGATTGACGTAGTTTCCGCCGGGATCTCCACAAATACCGTTATTGCATCCAGAGGAGTAAAATTAGTCTCCGATTCTCTTTTGTCAGATATTGATCCTACTAATTTTGACATGATCGTTTTACCTGGAGGAAACCAAGGTACCAAAAACCTGAATGCGAGCCCCTTAGTTTCGGAAATATTAAAAAAATTTAAAAAAGAAGACAGATGGATCGGCGCGATCTGCGCAGCGCCAAATGTTCTGCTTACTCATAATATTCTTCAAAACCAAAAATTCACCGCATTTCCTGGAAGTGTACCCACGGACGAAAAATACACTGGATCCAGATTAGAACTCTCTGATAAAATCTTAACTAGTATTGGCCCGGGTTCTGCATTCGAATTCTCTTTAAAAATTGTGGAACTTCTTTCCGGAATAGAAAAGAGAAAAGAAGTAGAAAAGAACTTACACCTTCCTTCCTAA
- a CDS encoding glycosyltransferase — protein MRPSVSVILPTYNESKNLPIAADRITRSLSDYNHEIIVVDDDSPDHTWEIAEHLQESIPQLKVIRRLSGKGLSSAVLTGMGAAEGEVFVVMDSDLQHDEKILPEMIRSFYERDVDLCLGTRYAKGGSTGKWSLARIGISRFATFLAKGLLGLPVSDPMSGYFGIKRSVYSETKNSINPRGFKILLEFLGRSKENLKIEEIPYTFQTRMYGETKLNNSVIKNFFLAILDIRFGKWISPTFLFYSLVGASGVLVNLVGFLIAELCKFPEVRTGISFLDPFSLSVFFGIELSILSNFFLNNYFTFYERRYSGKNLAFGFLLFHLVSMVGILVQMSAFHFIYYSIFKQWNGASELALKFSADILSILTAMVSNYFLNSNLTWSKKPEEEG, from the coding sequence ATGCGACCATCCGTTTCTGTTATTCTTCCTACATACAATGAAAGCAAAAACCTACCTATTGCTGCAGATAGGATTACTAGATCTTTATCCGATTACAATCATGAGATCATCGTGGTGGATGATGATAGCCCTGACCATACTTGGGAAATTGCAGAACATCTACAGGAAAGTATCCCACAACTCAAAGTGATCCGTAGATTAAGCGGCAAAGGTTTATCTTCTGCAGTTTTAACAGGCATGGGCGCCGCAGAAGGAGAAGTTTTCGTGGTGATGGATTCCGACCTTCAACATGATGAAAAAATCCTTCCGGAGATGATCCGTTCTTTTTACGAAAGAGATGTGGATCTTTGTTTAGGAACAAGATACGCCAAAGGTGGTTCCACCGGAAAATGGTCTTTGGCCAGAATTGGTATTAGCAGATTTGCAACTTTCTTAGCAAAAGGCCTTTTGGGTCTTCCTGTGTCGGATCCGATGAGCGGTTATTTCGGGATCAAACGTTCCGTATATTCTGAAACTAAAAACTCAATCAACCCAAGAGGTTTTAAGATCCTTTTAGAATTTTTAGGAAGAAGTAAAGAAAATCTTAAAATAGAAGAGATCCCTTATACTTTCCAAACTAGAATGTATGGAGAAACAAAACTGAATAATTCAGTAATCAAAAATTTCTTTTTGGCAATCTTAGATATTCGTTTTGGAAAATGGATCTCCCCTACATTCCTGTTCTATTCACTCGTTGGAGCAAGCGGAGTACTCGTAAACTTAGTAGGATTTTTAATCGCTGAATTATGCAAATTTCCGGAAGTCCGAACAGGGATCTCCTTTTTAGATCCTTTTTCACTTTCCGTATTTTTCGGGATCGAACTTTCGATCTTGTCCAACTTCTTCTTAAATAACTATTTTACTTTTTATGAAAGAAGGTATTCTGGAAAAAATTTAGCCTTCGGGTTCCTATTATTCCATTTAGTAAGTATGGTAGGAATTTTGGTACAAATGTCCGCATTTCATTTTATCTACTATTCTATCTTCAAACAATGGAATGGAGCCTCTGAGCTTGCCTTAAAATTCAGCGCAGATATTCTTTCGATTCTAACTGCGATGGTTTCGAATTATTTCTTGAATTCCAATCTGACTTGGTCTAAAAAGCCTGAAGAAGAAGGTTAA
- a CDS encoding DoxX family protein, with amino-acid sequence MLLSNLVNHFFRIEEGGRYNVIIRILVGGVFIWEGLIKFLFVNQGIGRFTKLGFLHPEMTTSLIGGLEILGGTMLVLGILTKPLSFVFIIQMLVAMYLTKLPLLSGTSPLLPPQAPPIFGIWAVLHEIRSEYSQALGCLFLYFSGAGHFSLDSILKKRLLTA; translated from the coding sequence ATGCTTTTAAGCAATTTAGTGAATCATTTTTTTCGAATTGAGGAGGGTGGCAGATATAATGTAATTATTCGGATCCTTGTAGGGGGAGTTTTTATTTGGGAAGGACTTATCAAATTCCTCTTTGTAAATCAAGGGATCGGTAGATTTACTAAACTAGGATTTTTACATCCAGAAATGACAACGTCTCTTATTGGAGGTTTGGAAATTTTAGGCGGGACGATGCTGGTACTCGGAATTTTGACAAAGCCATTAAGCTTCGTATTTATTATACAAATGCTCGTTGCAATGTATTTAACGAAATTACCTCTATTATCCGGAACTTCTCCTTTGTTACCACCACAAGCTCCGCCGATTTTCGGAATTTGGGCAGTACTACATGAGATTCGATCCGAGTATTCGCAGGCGCTTGGATGTTTATTTCTATATTTCTCTGGAGCAGGTCACTTTTCTTTGGATTCTATTTTAAAGAAGAGATTGTTAACAGCTTGA